The genomic region TGTTGTCTCATTTTTTGAGACAATAAATTGCGCTAAAGTGTAAGTATTAAGAAGAGCAGATTGAATTTTTTTAAATAATAACTCAGATTTCAGTAGGATTTGAAAAAGATAAGTATCTGAGCTTTACAATTTTGATAAGCGATTCGTGTTGGTTTTATATTTATAACTACCGATGCAGTTCTTTTTTTACTTTTTGCAGCAAAAGATCTTTTTTTCCTTTAGGCGCTTCTTTTTGATACCCTCCGCTTAAGTCCCATATTATTACTCCGCCAATATTTTTTTCGCGCACATAATTTATTTTGGCTTCTATACTTTTTTCATCATCGTATGAAATGAATTGCTTGTATAACGGAATAAGGTGGTCTTTACTTAAGTAAGCAGCTTTAGCTTCTGCATCCCATTGATAGTTTTCTTTTTCAAAATATTCTTTCATTATTTGATGATAAGGCACATTTGATTGTACAGTAGGAGGGATGGTCCAATTTTGTAGAGGTCCAGTGACAAATCCGGACCACACATATCCATAGAAATCTATTCCAATCCCAAGTTTTTCTTTAGGAACTCCTGCTTTTAAAAATTTTTCAACTTCACTGTTTGCTGAAGGAAGCGGCCTATCCGAATCAAGAAACGTTTTACCTCCACTATATACGGGAGAATTATGCCAACTGACCCAGCCTTCCCATGCACCGCTAAAGTCATATGTCATTAAATTAATCTGATCAAATTTGGTATGGAGCTCCGCAAATATGTTTGGACTCCAATTGGTAGCAGTTGTCAGATATGGTGTTAGACCAAGTGGAGTTCGTCTTTTTTGTAGCTGGCTGTGAAGTTCTGTAATAAATGCTTTATAATTTTCTTCATCATGGGGTTTAATAGGCTCCATATCAATATCTACCCCATCAAACCCCCATTTTTCCATAACCATTATTATACTTCTTATGAAATGTTCTCTTGAATCTGATTTAATGGCTTCACTGAAACCGGAGTAGTTTCCCCAACCGCCAACTGAAAAAAGTACGGGGGTATTATGGCTATGTGCAGCCGATACAATGGATTTAATACGGCTTGGACTGAAGG from Gracilimonas sp. harbors:
- a CDS encoding glycoside hydrolase family 18 protein, which encodes MKKFPILISLILIFSSCEIFVTPNSVGSIKETDIWVSAYFGAWNHHAPPGGNWGNLPTEEIDWDAFTHLFYFALTVDQNGNLAPIKEYETFSPSRIKSIVSAAHSHNTPVLFSVGGWGNYSGFSEAIKSDSREHFIRSIIMVMEKWGFDGVDIDMEPIKPHDEENYKAFITELHSQLQKRRTPLGLTPYLTTATNWSPNIFAELHTKFDQINLMTYDFSGAWEGWVSWHNSPVYSGGKTFLDSDRPLPSANSEVEKFLKAGVPKEKLGIGIDFYGYVWSGFVTGPLQNWTIPPTVQSNVPYHQIMKEYFEKENYQWDAEAKAAYLSKDHLIPLYKQFISYDDEKSIEAKINYVREKNIGGVIIWDLSGGYQKEAPKGKKDLLLQKVKKELHR